A single region of the Rhodoligotrophos defluvii genome encodes:
- the coxB gene encoding cytochrome c oxidase subunit II, producing MAWGLLAGAALGVGFGGATPAFAAGLGQPFDWQLGFQEAATQIMDNIHIFHNQIMLPLITAIVALVLVLLVLVMVRFNAKANPIPSKTTHNSLIEVIWTVVPVLILVIIAIPSFRLLYFERTIPDGDMTLKAIGNQWYWSYEYPDQDNLSFDSLLLDGDALQARRQVDPSAPRLLSVDNPVVLPVNKTVRLIVTANDVIHSWTIPSFGPKIDAIPGRLNEAWFRAEREGIFYGQCSELCGQGHAYMPIEVRVVSEARFDAWLNQAKAEGVDKANAALIAEMAAQSQKLAEAKAAAD from the coding sequence ATGGCATGGGGGCTGCTGGCGGGAGCGGCTCTGGGCGTGGGTTTTGGGGGAGCGACGCCGGCGTTCGCTGCTGGGCTCGGCCAGCCCTTCGACTGGCAGCTGGGCTTCCAGGAAGCGGCGACCCAGATCATGGACAATATCCATATCTTCCACAACCAGATCATGCTGCCTCTGATCACGGCCATCGTGGCACTCGTCCTCGTGCTGCTCGTCCTGGTCATGGTGCGGTTCAACGCCAAGGCCAACCCGATACCGTCGAAGACCACGCACAATTCGCTGATCGAGGTGATCTGGACCGTGGTGCCGGTCCTCATCCTCGTGATCATCGCGATTCCCTCCTTCCGCCTCCTCTATTTCGAACGGACCATTCCCGATGGCGACATGACCCTGAAGGCCATCGGCAATCAGTGGTATTGGTCATACGAATACCCTGACCAGGACAACCTCAGCTTCGATTCGCTGCTGCTCGATGGCGATGCGCTTCAGGCCCGGCGCCAGGTCGATCCCAGCGCTCCACGCCTATTGTCGGTGGACAACCCGGTCGTGTTGCCGGTGAACAAGACGGTTCGGCTGATCGTCACGGCCAATGACGTCATCCATAGTTGGACCATCCCCTCCTTCGGGCCGAAGATCGACGCCATTCCGGGGCGCTTGAACGAGGCTTGGTTCAGGGCGGAAAGGGAGGGCATCTTCTACGGGCAATGTTCGGAACTCTGCGGCCAGGGCCACGCCTATATGCCCATAGAGGTCCGCGTTGTGTCTGAAGCGCGATTCGATGCCTGGCTGAACCAGGCCAAGGCGGAAGGTGTGGACAAGGCAAATGCCGCGCTGATCGCGGAAATGGCGGCACAGTCGCAGAAGCTGGCGGAGGCGAAGGCCGCGGCGGACTGA
- a CDS encoding invasion associated locus B family protein, giving the protein MITSPILDHARRAAGIVATGLALLAAAVPAGAQQAPQTPQFGPRAGGAQAQATQPGQPAQQAGPKPQLVAKHGEWEIQCGDFANPAAAHGGADNAEKKPAQTASSGKSDAAGSTTGAAQVIRQCGMIQVARSTEQQNVGMTLVLVRQPQGDNMITMMRILVPIGVYLPTGVALEIDGNAVGRVPFTQCIPQLCMAFAEATPETLEKLKKGSKANFIIYAAPGMGIGLDISLKGFTAALAELEKQSS; this is encoded by the coding sequence TTGATCACTTCACCGATTCTCGATCATGCGCGTCGCGCCGCTGGTATCGTCGCCACCGGCTTGGCGCTGCTTGCCGCAGCGGTGCCGGCCGGCGCCCAACAGGCGCCGCAGACGCCGCAGTTCGGTCCACGAGCGGGCGGTGCACAGGCGCAAGCGACCCAGCCCGGCCAGCCGGCCCAGCAGGCGGGGCCGAAGCCACAGCTGGTTGCCAAGCACGGTGAGTGGGAGATCCAGTGTGGCGATTTCGCCAATCCGGCGGCGGCGCATGGCGGTGCGGACAATGCCGAGAAAAAGCCGGCACAGACCGCTAGTAGCGGCAAGAGCGACGCCGCCGGGTCGACCACCGGCGCGGCGCAAGTCATCCGGCAGTGCGGCATGATTCAGGTGGCCCGCAGCACCGAGCAGCAGAATGTCGGGATGACGCTCGTGCTGGTGCGCCAGCCCCAGGGTGACAACATGATCACCATGATGCGCATCCTGGTGCCGATCGGGGTCTATCTGCCCACGGGCGTCGCGCTCGAAATCGATGGCAACGCGGTCGGCCGGGTGCCATTCACCCAGTGCATCCCCCAGCTGTGCATGGCTTTCGCCGAGGCCACGCCCGAGACGCTGGAAAAGCTCAAGAAAGGGTCGAAGGCCAATTTCATCATCTATGCTGCACCGGGGATGGGCATCGGCCTCGACATCTCCCTGAAGGGCTTCACCGCCGCGCTCGCGGAACTCGAGAAGCAGTCGTCCTGA
- the tldD gene encoding metalloprotease TldD: MPIDTQNLFFSRTDLDRARTERILAGALAGADDGELFLEYNQHETLVFDDGVLRTANFDTGQGFGLRAVSGETTGLAHSSELSEAALRRAAEAVSQVRRGAGGIIAAAPPGTNRQLYSPDNPVEEVSFSEKVKLLEAIDAHARALDSRVAQVTASLSGDWQVVEIIRPDGSTSRDVRPLVALHLSIVCREGDRRETGTYGFGGRSGYGAFIGEADWRGAVDKALRQSLINLEAGPAPAGEMDVVLAPGWPGILLHEAVGHGLEGDFNRKQTSAFAGLIGQRVAAPGVTVVDDGTIGQRRGSLTIDDEGTPSGYNVLIEDGILKGYMQDRLNARLMGVAPTGNGRRQSHAHMPMPRMTNTYMLNGGHAPDEIIASVKKGLYAVSFGGGQVDITSGKFVFSCTEAYHIENGKVGRPIKGATLIGNGPDALTRIAMVGNDMKLDPGIGTCGKQGQWVPVGVGQPTIRLNAITVGGTG; the protein is encoded by the coding sequence TTGCCGATTGACACGCAGAACCTGTTCTTCTCGCGCACCGACCTCGACCGGGCCAGGACCGAGCGCATCCTCGCCGGCGCCTTGGCCGGTGCCGACGACGGCGAGCTCTTCCTCGAATATAACCAGCATGAAACGCTGGTGTTCGACGATGGCGTGCTGCGCACGGCCAACTTCGATACCGGCCAAGGCTTCGGGTTGCGCGCCGTCTCCGGCGAGACCACCGGCCTTGCCCATTCCTCAGAGCTTTCCGAGGCCGCTCTACGGCGTGCAGCCGAAGCGGTAAGCCAGGTGCGGCGAGGCGCCGGGGGCATCATCGCCGCCGCTCCGCCCGGTACCAACCGGCAGCTTTACAGCCCCGACAATCCGGTGGAGGAAGTCTCCTTCTCCGAGAAGGTCAAGCTGTTGGAGGCGATCGACGCCCATGCCCGTGCCCTCGATTCGAGGGTGGCGCAGGTCACGGCCTCGCTGAGCGGCGACTGGCAGGTGGTCGAGATCATCCGGCCGGACGGCTCGACCAGTCGCGATGTGCGCCCGCTGGTGGCCCTGCATCTGTCGATCGTCTGCCGGGAGGGTGACCGCCGCGAGACCGGCACCTACGGCTTTGGCGGCCGCAGCGGCTACGGCGCATTCATCGGCGAAGCGGACTGGCGCGGCGCCGTGGACAAGGCTTTGCGGCAGAGCCTGATCAATCTGGAGGCTGGCCCTGCTCCTGCCGGCGAAATGGACGTGGTTCTTGCCCCGGGCTGGCCCGGAATTCTTCTGCATGAGGCGGTTGGCCACGGGCTGGAGGGCGATTTCAACCGCAAGCAAACCAGCGCCTTTGCAGGGCTTATCGGCCAGCGGGTTGCCGCGCCGGGCGTGACCGTGGTCGATGACGGGACCATCGGGCAGCGGCGGGGCTCCCTCACGATCGATGACGAGGGTACGCCCTCGGGCTACAACGTTCTTATCGAGGACGGCATCCTCAAAGGCTATATGCAGGACCGCCTGAACGCCCGGCTTATGGGCGTCGCGCCTACGGGCAATGGCCGGCGGCAGTCTCACGCGCATATGCCGATGCCACGGATGACCAACACCTACATGTTGAATGGCGGGCATGCTCCGGACGAGATCATCGCCTCGGTCAAGAAGGGGCTTTATGCCGTCTCGTTCGGCGGTGGCCAGGTGGACATCACCAGCGGCAAGTTCGTGTTCTCGTGTACCGAAGCCTACCACATCGAGAACGGGAAAGTGGGGCGACCCATAAAAGGCGCAACCCTGATCGGCAACGGCCCCGATGCCCTGACGAGAATTGCCATGGTCGGCAATGACATGAAGCTCGATCCCGGCATCGGGACTTGCGGCAAGCAAGGTCAGTGGGTGCCGGTCGGGGTCGGACAGCCGACCATACGGCTGAACGCGATCACCGTTGGCGGGACCGGGTGA
- a CDS encoding DUF1127 domain-containing protein yields MKAQDIESNPKTAKQWPSLSVLLANWRARQGLKDLLAADDWLLKDIGLTRNEVAWAMRLPLSVNAGEELNRIAKRGRAWRPTGRTNRRRDGEAGVAPEQTGKEAAKTHQASSGPAAGSVPVHANAPAPAQAPVAPAQRTAARYPRKQVPC; encoded by the coding sequence ATGAAAGCCCAAGATATTGAAAGCAACCCCAAGACAGCAAAGCAGTGGCCGAGCCTAAGCGTTCTCTTGGCCAACTGGCGGGCCCGACAAGGCTTGAAGGACCTGCTGGCGGCAGACGACTGGCTGCTGAAGGACATCGGCCTGACGCGGAACGAGGTCGCGTGGGCCATGCGGTTGCCGCTTTCGGTCAATGCGGGCGAAGAGCTTAACCGCATCGCCAAGCGCGGCAGGGCCTGGCGGCCGACCGGGCGCACAAACAGGCGCCGCGACGGTGAAGCTGGGGTTGCCCCGGAGCAAACGGGCAAGGAGGCGGCGAAAACACACCAGGCCTCCTCGGGGCCAGCCGCGGGCAGCGTGCCAGTCCATGCGAACGCGCCGGCGCCCGCGCAGGCACCGGTCGCCCCAGCTCAGCGCACGGCCGCCCGGTATCCGCGGAAACAAGTTCCGTGTTGA
- a CDS encoding DUF1127 domain-containing protein → MMQCEIERTAQPSNPVYARLAKTALTLFRNWSARRKVRSLVQLEDATLRDIGLTRGDVLWASSLPVRENPIRALSEVSKRRYR, encoded by the coding sequence ATGATGCAGTGTGAGATCGAAAGGACCGCCCAGCCGTCGAACCCGGTCTATGCCAGGCTGGCCAAGACCGCCCTGACGCTCTTTCGCAATTGGTCTGCGCGGCGGAAGGTCAGGTCCCTCGTACAGCTCGAAGACGCCACCCTGCGGGATATCGGATTGACCCGTGGCGATGTCCTCTGGGCATCCAGCTTGCCGGTCCGAGAAAATCCGATTCGGGCTCTCAGCGAGGTGAGCAAGCGCCGCTACAGATGA
- a CDS encoding LysR substrate-binding domain-containing protein, with translation MEATLDLDLLKTFIAIVETGSFAGAAEEVGRTQSAVSMQMKRLEDLVGRPLFVRDGRKNMVTRDGEQLLDYARRIIRLSAEALTAISQPELQGIVRLGTPDDYADCLLPEILARFSRTHPLVQVEVECQASGQLTQNTMSGRLDMSIITCQPNSFAGEVLRSEPLVWATSARHDVHHQKVVPLAVSTPNCSWRQMATDALSDWHRPYRIAYASSNSVAISAAVTSGLAVAAIPEFLVRPGMRVLTEADGFPRLGEFQIALVRAPGMQGGPQLALAEHVTESLSRTRTGPALIAAE, from the coding sequence ATGGAAGCCACACTCGATCTGGATCTGCTGAAGACGTTTATCGCCATTGTCGAAACGGGCTCTTTCGCCGGCGCCGCCGAGGAGGTGGGGCGTACCCAATCCGCCGTCAGCATGCAGATGAAGCGGCTGGAGGATCTTGTCGGCCGCCCGCTGTTCGTTCGCGACGGGCGAAAGAACATGGTCACCCGCGACGGCGAGCAATTGCTGGATTACGCCCGGCGGATCATACGCCTGTCGGCCGAGGCGCTGACCGCGATCAGCCAGCCGGAGCTTCAGGGCATCGTACGGCTGGGGACACCGGATGACTATGCGGACTGCCTGCTGCCGGAGATCCTGGCGCGATTCTCGCGGACCCACCCGCTGGTCCAGGTGGAAGTCGAATGCCAGGCCAGCGGCCAGCTCACGCAGAATACCATGAGCGGCAGGCTCGACATGTCCATCATCACCTGTCAGCCTAATTCGTTCGCGGGCGAGGTGCTGCGCAGCGAGCCCCTGGTTTGGGCCACCTCCGCCAGGCACGACGTGCATCACCAGAAGGTGGTGCCGCTGGCGGTCTCGACGCCAAACTGCTCGTGGCGACAGATGGCGACGGACGCGCTCTCTGATTGGCACCGGCCATACCGCATCGCCTATGCCAGCTCGAACAGCGTGGCGATCTCCGCCGCGGTGACGTCGGGGCTTGCGGTTGCCGCCATTCCGGAATTCCTCGTTCGTCCCGGCATGCGGGTGCTGACTGAAGCGGATGGGTTTCCGCGGCTGGGCGAGTTCCAGATTGCACTGGTACGCGCCCCGGGCATGCAGGGCGGACCACAGCTTGCTCTTGCCGAGCATGTGACGGAAAGCCTGTCGCGAACACGGACGGGTCCGGCCCTCATCGCAGCTGAATAG
- a CDS encoding 16S rRNA (uracil(1498)-N(3))-methyltransferase — protein MSVDLRRSPRLYVDAPLAAGAMVELLADQVHYLASVLRLGSGDSVRLFNGRDGEWLSAVAELSRKRGKLEARRQLRRQEGLPDIHYLFAPLKHARLDYMAQKATELGAARLAPVLTAHTVARRVNLDRLRANAVEAAEQCNLLAVPEVVEPQDLSDVLDTWDSSRRLIYCDEAAPLGNSLAALQGLAGPGGPVPPLAVLVGPEGGFSAQEQQRLRAHPDVTAISLGPRVMRADTAAIAALTLVQAACGDWR, from the coding sequence GTGTCAGTTGACCTGCGGCGATCGCCTCGGCTGTACGTGGACGCGCCGCTTGCCGCCGGTGCGATGGTGGAGCTTCTCGCCGATCAGGTTCATTACCTCGCCTCGGTCCTCCGCTTGGGATCGGGCGATAGCGTGCGCCTGTTCAATGGGCGTGACGGGGAATGGTTGTCAGCCGTCGCCGAGCTCAGCCGCAAGCGCGGGAAGCTCGAGGCGCGGCGGCAGCTGCGCCGTCAGGAAGGGCTGCCCGACATCCATTACCTGTTCGCGCCGCTGAAGCATGCGCGCCTCGATTACATGGCCCAGAAGGCCACCGAGCTCGGGGCTGCTCGACTGGCGCCGGTGCTCACCGCGCACACCGTCGCCCGTCGGGTCAATCTCGACCGCCTGCGCGCCAATGCGGTGGAGGCGGCGGAGCAATGCAATCTCCTCGCCGTACCCGAGGTAGTGGAGCCACAAGATCTCAGCGATGTTCTGGATACGTGGGACTCCTCGCGCCGGCTGATCTATTGCGACGAGGCCGCCCCCCTCGGCAATTCGTTGGCCGCGCTGCAGGGGCTGGCCGGCCCCGGGGGTCCCGTTCCGCCATTGGCGGTCCTGGTCGGGCCGGAAGGCGGCTTCTCGGCCCAGGAGCAGCAGCGATTGCGCGCTCATCCCGACGTGACCGCCATTTCCCTAGGCCCACGTGTGATGCGTGCTGATACCGCAGCCATTGCCGCGCTGACGCTGGTGCAGGCGGCTTGCGGAGACTGGCGATGA
- a CDS encoding glutamate--cysteine ligase — protein MSSQVIDSPDSRVPVERKDQLVAWFEAGCKPPETWRIGTEHEKFGFHPDGLRPVPYEGPRGIRALLEGLHERFHWLPVMERDNIIGLKEPNTGATVSLEPGGQLELSGAAVAHLHQTCEEVGVHLEQVHAVGDDLGINFLGLGFSPKWTLEETPMMPKGRYKIMRAYMPKVGRHGLDMMFRSCTVQVNLDYSSEADMRQKLRTSLALQPIATAIFANSPFTEGKPNGFLSFRSEVWRDTDPDRTGLLPFVFESGFDFERYVNYALDVPMYFVYRNGAYVDVSGASFRDFIAGKLPQLPGERATMQDWSDHVTTIFPEVRLKRYLEMRGADSGPWSRLCALPALWVGLLYDQTALDAAWDVVKGWSADERQDLRDAVPKTALQTRFRRYKVQDIAREVMAIAREGLINRDRQDGFGNTEARYLDAIQDVVETGRTAAEDLLDRYYGAWNESVDPVFKTNAYWGG, from the coding sequence GTGAGTTCGCAAGTCATCGATAGTCCTGATAGCCGGGTTCCGGTGGAGCGGAAGGACCAGCTCGTTGCCTGGTTCGAGGCTGGCTGCAAGCCGCCGGAGACCTGGCGGATCGGGACAGAGCACGAGAAGTTCGGCTTTCACCCGGACGGGCTGCGGCCCGTCCCCTATGAGGGGCCGCGCGGCATCCGGGCGCTCCTGGAAGGCCTGCACGAGCGCTTTCACTGGCTGCCGGTGATGGAGCGCGACAACATTATCGGCCTGAAGGAGCCGAACACCGGGGCCACCGTGTCGCTCGAGCCGGGCGGTCAGCTCGAGCTTTCCGGCGCCGCCGTCGCCCACCTGCATCAGACCTGCGAAGAGGTCGGCGTGCACTTGGAGCAGGTCCATGCGGTCGGTGATGATCTCGGCATCAATTTCCTCGGCCTCGGCTTCTCGCCGAAATGGACGCTCGAAGAGACGCCGATGATGCCGAAAGGCCGCTACAAGATCATGCGCGCCTACATGCCGAAGGTTGGTCGCCACGGTCTCGACATGATGTTCCGCTCGTGCACCGTGCAGGTCAATCTCGACTATTCCAGCGAAGCGGACATGCGCCAGAAGCTACGCACCAGCCTGGCACTCCAGCCGATCGCCACGGCTATTTTCGCCAATTCTCCTTTCACCGAGGGCAAGCCCAATGGCTTTCTCAGTTTCCGCTCTGAGGTCTGGCGCGATACCGACCCGGACCGCACCGGTCTCCTGCCCTTCGTGTTCGAGAGCGGGTTCGATTTCGAGCGCTATGTCAATTACGCGCTCGATGTGCCGATGTATTTCGTCTATCGCAACGGCGCCTATGTCGATGTGAGCGGCGCGTCCTTCCGCGACTTCATCGCGGGCAAGCTCCCACAGCTGCCCGGCGAGCGTGCCACCATGCAGGACTGGTCGGACCATGTGACCACGATCTTCCCGGAGGTGCGGCTCAAGCGCTATCTGGAGATGCGCGGCGCCGACAGCGGCCCATGGTCGAGACTGTGCGCGTTGCCGGCCCTGTGGGTGGGCCTGCTTTATGATCAGACCGCGCTGGATGCGGCCTGGGACGTGGTCAAAGGCTGGTCGGCGGATGAGCGGCAGGATCTGCGCGATGCCGTGCCCAAGACGGCGCTGCAGACCCGGTTCCGGCGCTACAAGGTGCAGGACATCGCGCGCGAAGTGATGGCCATCGCCCGGGAAGGCCTGATCAACCGCGACCGCCAGGACGGGTTCGGCAATACGGAGGCCCGCTACCTCGACGCCATCCAGGACGTGGTGGAGACGGGGCGGACTGCGGCCGAGGACCTGCTGGACCGCTACTACGGCGCCTGGAACGAGAGCGTCGATCCAGTGTTCAAGACCAACGCCTATTGGGGCGGTTGA
- a CDS encoding MAPEG family protein — protein sequence MRALMLTAAPPYAALLGLLFLVLCGRVMYLRRQHGVMFGAAGDEDFERVIRAQANFAEYVPLALILLVILEVIGAPKLLVHLLGIVLVLGRVLHAGGVAGQRHIVPLRFAGIVLTLLSLLGLSLAVFFYWLGLAAISG from the coding sequence ATGCGCGCGCTGATGCTGACCGCCGCACCGCCTTATGCCGCCTTGCTGGGGCTGTTGTTCCTGGTGTTGTGCGGGCGCGTCATGTATCTGCGCCGTCAGCATGGGGTGATGTTCGGGGCAGCGGGTGATGAGGATTTCGAGCGGGTGATCCGTGCCCAAGCCAATTTCGCAGAATATGTGCCCCTCGCGCTCATCTTGCTGGTCATCCTCGAAGTGATCGGCGCACCCAAGTTGCTGGTGCACCTGCTCGGGATCGTGCTGGTGCTCGGCCGGGTGCTTCACGCGGGAGGCGTTGCGGGCCAGCGCCATATCGTGCCGCTGCGGTTCGCCGGGATCGTGCTCACGTTGCTCAGCCTGCTCGGCTTGAGTCTGGCCGTTTTTTTCTACTGGCTTGGTCTTGCGGCGATTTCGGGTTGA
- the ubiA gene encoding 4-hydroxybenzoate octaprenyltransferase, protein MSIDHSQPGSVADAVRRNWVDRYAPMALRPYFRLARLDRPIGTWLLLLPCWWSVALAQIAVGGGLPSILLLVLFAIGALAMRGAGCTYNDIVDRDIDAKVARTRSRPIPSGQVSVRQAVAFMVVLCVIGLSVLLQFNGFAILLGCASLLLVAAYPFMKRVTYWPQMVLGLTFNWGALLGWAALHGRLGWPAVILYVAGIAWTLGYDTIYAHQDKEDDALIGVKSTALKLGRSTRRWLVLFYGLALAGLAVAGLAAGAGTIFLTAWLLALAHAVWQISTLDIDDPARCLLLFRSNRDFGLIIFLGLAADSIFMRI, encoded by the coding sequence ATGAGCATCGACCACTCGCAACCTGGCTCCGTCGCGGACGCGGTGAGGCGCAATTGGGTGGACCGCTACGCGCCCATGGCGCTGCGGCCCTATTTCCGGCTGGCGCGGCTCGACCGGCCGATCGGCACCTGGCTGCTGCTGCTGCCCTGCTGGTGGTCGGTGGCGCTTGCGCAGATCGCCGTGGGTGGCGGGCTGCCGAGCATATTGCTGCTGGTGCTGTTCGCCATCGGTGCCCTGGCCATGCGCGGCGCCGGCTGCACCTATAACGACATTGTCGACCGGGACATCGACGCGAAGGTTGCCCGCACGCGCTCGCGGCCCATCCCGAGCGGGCAAGTCAGCGTGCGCCAAGCCGTGGCGTTCATGGTGGTGCTGTGCGTGATCGGCCTGTCGGTGCTCTTGCAGTTCAACGGTTTCGCCATCCTGCTCGGCTGCGCATCTCTGCTCTTGGTGGCCGCCTATCCCTTCATGAAGCGGGTGACCTACTGGCCGCAGATGGTGCTCGGGCTCACCTTCAACTGGGGCGCCCTGCTCGGCTGGGCGGCGTTGCACGGGCGCCTCGGCTGGCCAGCGGTCATTCTCTATGTCGCCGGCATAGCGTGGACCCTCGGCTATGACACGATCTACGCCCATCAGGACAAGGAGGACGACGCGCTGATCGGCGTCAAGTCGACGGCCTTGAAGCTCGGGAGGTCGACTCGGCGCTGGCTCGTTCTCTTCTACGGGCTGGCGCTGGCAGGTCTGGCTGTAGCGGGGCTGGCGGCCGGGGCCGGGACGATCTTCCTCACAGCATGGTTGCTTGCCTTGGCGCACGCGGTCTGGCAGATCTCGACGCTCGACATAGATGATCCCGCGCGGTGCTTGCTTCTGTTCCGCTCCAACCGCGATTTCGGGCTGATCATTTTCCTGGGCCTGGCGGCCGACAGCATTTTTATGCGGATTTGA
- a CDS encoding TldD/PmbA family protein, with protein sequence MAETDTNHLLDIADRIVQHAKRFGADAADAVIVEAQSTSVDVRLGKLDQLDRSEGQDLGLRVFVGESQAIVSTNDFSDPTLQTLAERAVAMARVSPPDPMSRLPDTGAYAKHLADLDLFDGTAPSAADIEALAREAEDVALAVPGVTNSDGAGASHSIAGLALVTSNGFAGSYRRSGFSVYCSVVAGEGTGMERDYESSSAVHLADLRSPDEIGRVAAERAVRRLKPRKVGSRKGIVVYEPRIARSLVGALLSAINGSSIARGTSFLIDAMGTPILPDDIVIVDDPRKPRGLRSRPFDGEGLAGAPRELVSGGVLKTWILDTRSARKLGLTSTGHAARGASSPPSPSPTNVTLRPGSRSRAELIADIDDGLWVTELMGSGVNLVTGDYSLGAAGFWIERGEITYPVAEITIAGNLRSMFRSLAVADDIEYRGGIDTPSVRIEGMTIAGR encoded by the coding sequence ATGGCAGAGACGGACACCAACCACCTCCTCGATATTGCGGACCGTATCGTCCAGCACGCGAAACGCTTCGGCGCCGACGCGGCAGACGCGGTCATCGTCGAAGCGCAATCCACCTCGGTGGACGTTCGCCTGGGCAAGCTCGACCAGCTCGACCGATCCGAAGGTCAGGACCTGGGCCTGCGGGTGTTCGTCGGCGAGTCCCAAGCCATCGTCTCCACCAATGATTTTTCCGATCCCACGTTGCAGACCCTCGCCGAGCGCGCGGTGGCCATGGCACGCGTGAGCCCGCCCGATCCAATGTCGAGACTTCCCGACACGGGGGCATACGCAAAGCACCTGGCCGATCTCGATCTGTTCGACGGCACTGCTCCTTCAGCGGCGGACATCGAGGCCCTCGCGCGCGAGGCGGAAGATGTGGCCCTTGCCGTGCCCGGCGTTACCAATTCCGACGGGGCGGGCGCATCGCACAGCATCGCAGGCCTGGCGCTGGTCACCTCCAACGGCTTCGCGGGCAGCTACCGGCGCTCGGGGTTCAGCGTCTACTGCTCGGTGGTGGCCGGTGAAGGCACTGGCATGGAGCGCGATTACGAGTCGTCGTCCGCGGTGCATTTGGCCGATCTGCGCAGCCCGGACGAGATCGGCCGTGTGGCGGCCGAGCGCGCGGTGCGACGTCTCAAGCCGCGCAAGGTCGGCTCGCGCAAGGGGATCGTGGTCTATGAGCCGCGCATCGCCCGCAGCCTCGTCGGGGCCCTGCTCTCGGCCATCAACGGCTCCTCCATCGCCCGCGGCACGAGCTTCCTGATCGATGCCATGGGCACGCCGATCCTGCCCGATGACATCGTCATCGTGGACGACCCGAGAAAGCCGCGCGGCCTGCGCTCCCGTCCGTTCGACGGCGAGGGCTTGGCGGGCGCGCCGCGCGAGCTGGTGTCAGGCGGCGTCCTTAAGACCTGGATTCTCGACACCCGGTCGGCCCGCAAGCTCGGGCTCACCTCCACCGGGCACGCGGCGCGCGGCGCAAGCTCGCCGCCCTCGCCTTCGCCCACCAATGTCACCCTGCGGCCCGGCAGCCGTTCTCGTGCCGAGCTCATCGCCGATATCGATGACGGCCTGTGGGTGACGGAGCTGATGGGCAGCGGCGTGAACCTGGTGACGGGCGACTACAGTCTGGGCGCTGCGGGCTTCTGGATCGAGCGCGGCGAGATCACCTATCCGGTGGCGGAGATCACCATAGCCGGCAACCTCAGGAGCATGTTCCGCAGCCTCGCGGTGGCCGATGACATCGAGTATCGCGGTGGCATCGACACGCCATCGGTCCGCATCGA